Genomic window (Juglans microcarpa x Juglans regia isolate MS1-56 chromosome 2S, Jm3101_v1.0, whole genome shotgun sequence):
tttcttgaaacttaaTTTGGTATCACGCAagtggcttgcctcaatcgcagtgattagagctttaaattggtcttcacatcctccatgtgaaattcccacAATATGCTGAATCTCATTAACTTTTTGCAAAACCCATCTGAAGATGATTAATCTATATTGtttaatggaggaagagatacTAAGGGGACAACGTCTTCCCCCGATGTAGTGCCCGACGTAGATTCAAACGGTACCAACGATAAAACCTTGTTTAGATCCTGTGCCTCCTCAACAACACCAATGGACTCTCCATTGGAGATTTTGTGTTGGCAGCAAATCCCTTCACCTCTGGCGACCTTGTGTGTGCAACTTCAACGGACCCTTTAGACGTAAATGTTACACCATGATCACGGGACGAAACCAGAGCCAAGGGACACATCGTTGTTATCTGTGTCTTTCCATTGTGCTCCAAGCCTTCCACAGACTCTACTCCTGTTGTGGACTTCTCAGATACCCTACATGTTGCCTTCTCCGCCATTATGACTGGGGACAAGTCAGAAACCTCCTCCAAGTGTTCCGTAGAAGCTTGGATGCATCTCTGCATAGGAGCTGTTGTCACTAACGAAGGAATGCCTGCGTAGGGGTTGTGAGCGACGATGGAGGTTATCGGCTTCGAGATAAGGGTCTTATTTGGCCCAGGACTTCCATTGGACCATGAAACTGGCCCATAAGTGGAGCTCTTCTCAAACACGGGCCAATGGAGCTTTGGTCTCCATTTTAGGCTTAAGCGGCCCAACCCAAGTTTGGCCTTCCCTTTGTCTGGCCGCAAACTATTACACCCTGCAACCTTCCTTTTTCCTGTTTTAGAGGCCTCATACGTTGGCCCAACCCCAAGCccaaacctttgattatcttaaaaATCCAAGACTTTATCTCCTttctaaacaatttcaaatcctCCTTCACGCCAATTACCTCCTTTTTCAGACTGCAGATATCCATGCAACTTGTTTTCTCTTGGACAACTATCCATTTCAGGTAATTGGATAGCTGAAAGTACCCCTGCCATGCCtccctttttgtgtttttgatcAATCGCCAGAGGATGACTCGGAATTGCATGTTCTGCTGCCCTCTTCCCTGCACCACCCACCGCCACCTCTACATACGACTTCGACTGCCTCTCCTTCCCCTTCTCTACCTCTCTGTTTATATGTGGTGCTTGGACTGGAGCCTTCTTAGCCAAACTTTGTTTTAACTCTATAGAAAAGCTCTTCCAACCCTTTCCTTCCAATCCTTTCGGGATCGATAAGAGACCACGACCTCCCCTACCACCACCATAGTCAGTTACTTCCAAAAAATGCCCAAAAGAATTCGATCTCCTATGAGCAAACAGAGCTTTGGTTCCATCCCTATATGTCTTGAAGAAGTCTTTCCTTCCCTCCAATAAAACACATTCTTCCACTGTACTGGCCAGCCAACAAGCACTGGCATGACTGAGCACCATCTCCTTGGTTACCTTCCTGCCCCTTTCTGTGATATGACAATAATTTCCACCTTCCATAGACAAAATAAACACCTTTGATTCTATTAAAAGGTGTTTAAGAGTCCCCATCATATAAACACCCTCCCAAAGATGTATAAACACCTTTCACTAGATCAAACTTCCCATCTTTGGAATGAGACCTAGAAAAAAGTAGATCAGTGCGGTGAAAAAAAGCCAGACTACTCAAGAACTCAGTTGCCGGAGATGTAACCGGCATCGGAAGTCCCTTGCAGGAGTTGCCGGACTTGTCTGTGTAGGTGGATGTACCAGAAACTCTGATCAGCCGCCTGAGGGAATGACAGAAATACAACGCCGAAACATAGATCTAGCAAAAAAGTTTTGCCAGCGGCTTGCCAACGCTAGACGACCCTCGGCAAAGTCGCTAGGGGCTGACGATCTTGTCTGTGTCGGCTATGCAAAGACACTTGCCGGGCTAGAGGAAATGGGTGAGTATCGGTGTTACTGTCTGTGCGAGAGAGAGGTGTAGGCAAAGTTACTGGGATGGGGGCTAGGGTTAGAAGGGCTGACGTTACTATCAGTGGGACGGCGACGAAAAGTTGAAGGGGGCAGCGACGGAAGGTTGAAAGTGACGgggatggaggctagggttttttgGGAGGGAAAAGTTGTACGGAGAGAATTTGAGTTTCTCTTCAAAGTTCTCTCTTCCTACCCAGTAGAAAATTAAGAACAAAGTTCTCATTATTGGCAATATCTCGTAAATGTGTGGCGGATGTGGTGGACAAGTAACCCATGATTTTTGCTTCTTGTTGAGGCAAATACCAATTGTGACTTCTTAGTGCTCACTCTTTCAGTCAATATCTGATTTATTCTTGTTTGTATTGGTCTTTGGGCGTTGAAATCAAAGGGTCGTCActgtaaaagataaaaaatggcTCAACAAAATGtgtaaatttgaatatttgttaaaaaatagattGTAACTTCTTGTTGAAGGTTCTCTGGAGTATGCTCTTTAAAAAAGTCAAAgctacttatccaaaaaaaaaaaagcttccaATGACTTTCGTGCTGTTTTTCagctttagtttgtaattaggtatttctcttgtatactttatGTGTAGttaggctatgcctaattatgtggctttttaataaatttcttacttatcaaaaaagaaaaaagcttgtCGTTCATTTGAAGCCAACAACTTTGTTAAAGGTTCTCTGCAATATGCTTCTGACTTTTTCTTACCTCCCCTCCTTTTCTGCATTTAATCATGGGGTTCTTACTCATATCTTTCACAATGGATTCATTGGCAGCTTGTGATCAAATTTGTATAGATCCACTTACTGCAACACCCTTTGGTTCACCTTGTGGTTGTGTGTTTCCAATGAAAGTCAGACTTCTATTGGATGTAGCTCCTTATGCTGTTTTCCCAGTAATGAGTGAGCTAGAGATTGAAGTTGCAACAGGAACATATTTGGAACAAAGTCAAGTTAAAATAATGGGTGCTACAGCTGATAGTCAAAATCAAGGGAGAACAGTTGTGGATATCAACTTGGTTCCACTGGGAGAGAAGTTTGATAATACTACTGCAATACTGACTTATGAGAGATTTTGGCACAGGAAAGTGCCTCTAAATAGCACTCTATTCGGTAATTATGAAGTAGAATTTGTTCGTTATCCAGGTAGCTACCTTGAACTCTTTTGAATTTTCAGCCAAAAGgggaaaagaataaaataaaaaagagctcCTTTAAATGTGCATCTTTACATTTTATTATCAGCATTTTGGCTGAGCCTGAAATAATTATCATCAGGAATTCCTTCTTCACCACCATATGGGAATTACGGAGGAAATGAACCAAGTGGAAGTGCTGGAGATCTCCCTATCTCTGCTAATTTTGTCAAGAAGAGCCAGCGGATGAATATTAAAACCATTGCCATAATATGTTTGTCTGCATTTGTGCTCTTATTGGTTTTCATTGGAGCAGTCTCTGTCTTTTTGAAGTGGAGGGTTGGAAGACCATCAAGTGCTGTTGGTCCTGCATTTACATTTTCTACAAACAAAAGATCTGGTGAGTTTATTGATCTTTTGAAGTCGTTATGGCAAGTGATGCTCTTCATGCGAGCACTTATATCTTGGTCCTCTCTTAGCTTGACGATGGCTCCTTAGCTGttgctccttttttttaatatgcctGCAAATTATTCTTTGTAAAGAAAATGCCATAAATATCTTTGTTTAGTCATTTTTGGTTTATTACGATTCACGCGAACAATACCTTGAACTTTGAATTTTTACTTTTCATCTTTTGGTAATGATTTAATTCCACAATTATATCATACGTCCTTGATAGTCCATGCGTTTGACTTGATTGGTCCTCTGCATGTAATGTAGGCATTGGATCGATATTATCAAGTAGTATTGCGAGCTCAACATCGGTATCCCTCATGTCCACCATGGCTACTCGTGTTCTCTCTGCTAAAACATTTTCACTTGCTGAGCTTGAGAAGGCAACAGACAAGTTCAGCTCAAAGAGGGTTTTGGGTGAAGGAGGATTTGGACGTGTTTACCTTGGGATTATGGAAGATGGAGTTGAGGTTGCGGTTAAAATGCTTACTAGAGATAATCAAAATGGAGACCGTGAATTTATTGCAGAAGTTGAGATGCTAAGTCGATTGCATCACCGTAATCTTGTGAAACTGATTGGTATATGCATTGAAGGGCCAACACGCTGCTTGGTCTATGAGCTTGTACGCAATGGCAGCGTTGAGTCCCATTTGCATGGTATATTCTCTGCATTAGCTTTAACTTTATTTTGGTGTGAAATATAAGTGTGGCCACTACCACCACGGCAGCTAAAACTTTTGAGCGCAAGCACCTGACCTAACAATATTGATACTGAATTCCAATCCTCTTTTTGAGGATActgttttttgaaaatgaatcaTTTGCAAATTAACTTGTTAAATTACACGTGTTGGTGTTTTAGGTGTTGACAAGGAAAAGGGACCACTCGACTGGGATGCACGGTTGAAGATTGCTCTTGGAGCAGCAAGAGGATTGGCTTATCTTCACGAAGATTCTAATCCTCGCGTAATACACCGAGATTTCAAGGCCAGTAATGTTTTGCTCGAAGATGACTTCACCCCCAAGGTTTCGGATTTTGGGTTGGCTAGGGAAGCAACTGAAGGAAGTCATCATATTTCTACTCGGGTTATGGGAACTTTTGGGTAATCATACTAtgctttttttactttttataagtaGGTAATCTTACTTTGTTAAAGAGTAATAGTTTTGCCATTCTATCTACTGAGTAGATCATTAATGACAGCATGTGATTTCTGCCCTCTTTTTTCCCCCTCGTATTTCTTTGCCCCCACTCAAATATACCAGTGTGCAGTTTCTGTTGGTTACAATTTTCTCGTCACTTTCAGGTTCTTACTTTTCCACTTTCTCTGAACtagttcatatttttttttctagaatttttagagctctttctttttgttagtAGATGGCTTTATCGTATGCATCATACATACAGAATTACACCACACCCTTTTGTATCTCAACAAAATTCATATTATTCAAAACGAAAAAAGGTTAGCCTTACACAACCATACTACTGCGTTTTCCTCTGGCGATTCCAACCattgttgaaatttgaaattatggaTTTGCAGGTATGTCGCCCCCGAATATGCAATGACCGGGCATCTACTTGTCAAAAGCGATGTCTACAGCTATGGGGTAGTGCTTCTTGAGCTTCTCACTGGAAGAAAGCCTGTGGACATGTCCCAACCTCCAGGAGAGGAGAATTTGGTAACTTGGGCACGGCCGCTTCTGACCACTAGAGAAGGTTTGGAGCAGTTGGTTGATCCTTCTTTGGCCGGAAGTTATGACTTTGATGACATGGCTAAAGTTGCAGCCATTGCTTCCATGTGTGTTCACCCAGAGGTGACTAACAGACCTTTTATGGGTGAAGTTGTCCAagctttaaaattaatatacaatgACACGGGTGAGACTTGTGGGGATGCCTGTAGTCAAAAGGAATCTTCTGCTCGAGATTCCGACTTTAAAGGTGATCTTGCCCCTTCAGACAGCAGTTGGTGGAATGCTGGTGGTATCACTCCTCGGCTAACCTATGGGAATAATGCCTCTTCCTTCATCACAATGGAGTACAGTTCTGGTCCGCttgaagaaatggaaaacaGACCGTTTTCAACTTCGAGCTTGGCTGGGGATGAGATGTCTTTACCAGTAAGGCATGGGAACAGATCAGGCCCCTTGAGAACTGTCCGAAGTAAGGTGGCCTTTTATAGATTCACAGGAAGTAGGAGTGAGCATGGGGGACTGCTTCCGAGGCGTGTTTCGAATGATGGGTTTTgggtttgagattttctttCTAGCGTTTTGAATCGTACAGTTCCAAAGGATCAGAGGTTTTTCAATAGATTGGTGTAGTTTAGGTGTCTGAGATTTCTGCAGCTTCCCTCTTTgagggaggggagagagattGTCTTCTAATTTTGGGAATCTTTTATTCATTAACGATACAAGTTATGGAGATATAAGTTGGGAACACTTTGTGTAATCATATATGCTATAATGTATTCATGTGATTCGATGCGTCTATTAAGCCATTTGGCTTTGACCTTCATTTGTTAGGCTGGAAGTCTGAAATGGTGTTGGCTGCTAAATCtctgaatataaaatttttatttgcacCCTCAAACTATTAAAGTTTTGcactttataatttatatcttaataaaaATTAGCACGATTTAAATAATACTTTGCACCTTAAGATTCAATTACTAATTCTTTATAGGTAAATGTGTCAgttttaaaagatgaaaaggtGCAAATTCCCTTTCAAGTACCATGGTGATCTTTAGTTTTATCCTTAAAAGAAGCAAGCAAATATGATAGCACAAAAAGTGTTTGTCAAAAGGACTCGATCAACTGTTTTTcatttctattgtttttatttccatCAACTTTTCCACTCCATTTGTACAATGATTCAATGAATATATAGACCACAACAGGTGGCAATCCATTAATTTCGAATCACATGCCATCTAGTAATATTTTGGTTATGTAAAATTCTTTTAGAGTCTTCTATTGCAGTGCACATTATGCTTTCTATTATTCACCATCCAATGCCACGATTGCACCTTTCTGTTTTGCTTGTGAGCTGATTTTTCTAGAAGCATCTTCTTGAGCACAATGTTTTGAGGCAGAGGAAATGTGTGCCTTAACAGCTCTCTGCGAATCAAGAGACACTGAAAAAATAGTGAGGCTTGAGCATAAAAGAGAGAATCTAGCTATGGAGAGAGGCTTTGTGAGGATGTCAGCAACTTAATCTTTGCTTGACACAAATGAGACTTGGAGAGCTTTAGCAGCCACACGATCCTCACAAAATGGTAATCAAGATCAATATGTTTAGCTCTAGAATGTAAAACAAGATTAATTGACAAATATGTAACACCAAGATTATCACACCACAAGGTAGGCAGATCAGTAAGAAAAATTCCTAGTTCTTTTAACAAAGACTATAACCATAGAAGTTCACATGTAGTGTTCACCACAGCTTTATATTCAACCTCAGTAGTAGACCGCGCGATAGTAGGCTGCTTCTTAGAACTCCAGGAAATAAGGTGAGACCCAAAGTAAACACAAAATCCTCTTATAGACTTATGGTCATTAGGGAAACTAGCTTAATCAGCATCAGAGAAGACAGTAAgtgtaaaagaagaagaagtggaaAAGTCCAGGCCAAAATTAATAGTGAGAcgaagataatgaaaaaaaatctcttgACAGCTTGCCAATGAGAAAGACGAGGACAATGCATGAATTGACAGACTTTATTTTTGGCAAAAGAAATATCAGGCCTAGTAAAGGCAAGATACTGGAGACTGCCAACAACACTACGATAGCAACTTAGAGTTGAAGATCCTCAAATGAAGAGCCATCAAGTGCAGTGAGTTTTACCGAGGCAAACATAGGAGTGGACATAGGTTTTGAATTATGCATGTTAGTACGAATTAATAAATCAGAAATATAACATGCCTGAGACATGAACAAACCATTGGAATGAAGACAAACCtcaatacctaaaaaataaagtacCAAGATCTTTAATTGGAAAGGATGACCGAAGGGTagtaataaaatcaataatgaGAGAGGAGTTAGAGCCAATTACAACAATGCCATCAACATAGATTAAGACATAAATTGAATCTGACGTAgtagagaaaataaacaaagagaAATCGAATCTTGAACCATGAAAACCGAGTGCTAACAGTTTATTACTTAGCTTTGAAAACTAAGCCCAAGGggcttgtttcaaaccatagatGGATTTTCgcaatttataaatatgagtaGGAAACTCAGGATTTACAAACCCAGGTGGCTATTTCATGTAGACGTCATTCTCCAAGTCACCATGTAGGAAGACGTTCTGAATGTCAAGTTGACGCATAGACCACTTATTAGTCACAACAATGGAGACTAATAGGTGAATGGTAACTGGTTTTACAATGGGACTAAATGTCTCTGTATAATCAAGACCGACTTGTTGGTGGAAACCCTTGGCCACAAGGTGAGACTTACGACGCTCAAGGGTTCCATCAGCATGCCTCTTAGTCTTAAGTACCCATTTGGACCCTAAGACATTTAGATCGAACGCGAGAGGGACTAAATCCCACgtttgattttgtttaagagCATGAAATTCGGTGGCCATGGTAGCACGCCACTCTGAGAACTTGGAAGCTTCAGTGTAGGAGGAAGGTTCCTTAGGAATAGCAGAGGACTCAGAGgtagtgagagagagggaaggttTGGGAGGGGGGTTCTATGGATCGAAGAAGAGGACGATGTATGTTTGCTTTTGAACGGGTTACCATAGGGTGAGTTGTTGAAGGTCAAGGGAGATTTAGGTTATGAGTATAAAGGAAGATTCATTAGGATTTGTGTTGGGAGAAGAAGGCGATAAAGGAGATTGAGGAGAGGATGCAGAGGGAAGGTTCGGACTCGAAGTGAATATAGGTGGGTTAGAAGACATGGGCTCATTAATTGAGTGAGGGAAAGGACTAGACCTAATGGGAGACAGATCTGAAGAAGAAATACGGGGCTGAAAGGAATAGTGGACTGGGTCCAATGTAGTAGAGGGGCCAGACGCAGGAGCAAAATTGAAGCATGCCTCATTAAAGCGGACATCACGTGAGATGTATACTCAGCCCTTTGGAATATGTAGACAATTGTATCCTTTATGATCTGGGCTATAGCCTATGAAAACACACAGTTGAGTGCGAAGATCCATTTTGTGACGGTTAAATGGACGTAAATTGAGCCAACATGCAGAGCCAAAAATGCGCAAAAAGGAATAATTGAGTGAATGATGAAACAGAGCTTGAAAAggtgaaatattaataataattggTGTGGGCATACGATTGATAAGGAAAACAACAGTCTGAAAGGCCTCAGTCCAATATTTTTTGGGAACCAAAGCATGGGTTGAAAGGGAAAGTCCAATCTAAAAAATGTGACAATGGTGTCTCTCAATACTACCATTTTGAGCATGAGATATGGACAAGTGATACGGCAATAAATGCTGAATGATTTAAGTAAAGTAGGAAGGGGACGAAACTCGCCTCCCCAATTAGATTGAATAGAAATAACATTGGAAGAAAAAGTGTCACTTACGTGACGCAGGAAAGCCAAAAAAATAGTAGGGACATTAGACTTAGTGTGAAGTGGAAATAACCaaatatatttagtaaaatcatctataactgaaagataaaaatgataactACCAGATGATAGCACAGAGGCTGGCCCCCAAACATCAAGAAATAAAAGTTCAAAAGGCTTCTGTGAACAGAAAGGAGaaggaggatgaggaagagcATGAAACTTGGCTTCAGAGCAGGCAGAGCAAGGAGAAAAAGCTCTGCTAGCAATGACTGGAAGTTGAAAACAATGGATGGTGAAGGAGGTGGTACGTGGAAAAGGGTGACCTAGGTATGAATGTCATATCTATGGGATGTTCTTTCACCAATATTCAATAAAGGCCTGATGTGAGAGC
Coding sequences:
- the LOC121251988 gene encoding receptor-like serine/threonine-protein kinase ALE2 gives rise to the protein MPALILLLLPLLNLFLSCSGHSWLQIYLSPSLLPNRALSTREILAENAKSIWKSVSFSPSNPAKRWVVKPSLEASTAPASSPLYQGPSSNPLPRHHYHHQHQHGRPHAVAPSPSRNQACDQICIDPLTATPFGSPCGCVFPMKVRLLLDVAPYAVFPVMSELEIEVATGTYLEQSQVKIMGATADSQNQGRTVVDINLVPLGEKFDNTTAILTYERFWHRKVPLNSTLFGNYEVEFVRYPGIPSSPPYGNYGGNEPSGSAGDLPISANFVKKSQRMNIKTIAIICLSAFVLLLVFIGAVSVFLKWRVGRPSSAVGPAFTFSTNKRSGIGSILSSSIASSTSVSLMSTMATRVLSAKTFSLAELEKATDKFSSKRVLGEGGFGRVYLGIMEDGVEVAVKMLTRDNQNGDREFIAEVEMLSRLHHRNLVKLIGICIEGPTRCLVYELVRNGSVESHLHGVDKEKGPLDWDARLKIALGAARGLAYLHEDSNPRVIHRDFKASNVLLEDDFTPKVSDFGLAREATEGSHHISTRVMGTFGYVAPEYAMTGHLLVKSDVYSYGVVLLELLTGRKPVDMSQPPGEENLVTWARPLLTTREGLEQLVDPSLAGSYDFDDMAKVAAIASMCVHPEVTNRPFMGEVVQALKLIYNDTGETCGDACSQKESSARDSDFKGDLAPSDSSWWNAGGITPRLTYGNNASSFITMEYSSGPLEEMENRPFSTSSLAGDEMSLPVRHGNRSGPLRTVRSKVAFYRFTGSRSEHGGLLPRRVSNDGFWV